Proteins from one Candidatus Bathyarchaeia archaeon genomic window:
- a CDS encoding ubiquitin-like small modifier protein 1, with the protein MAKVKVTLFGVLAKIAGEKIIYVNASTLRETLDEVAAKYGEDLKNRILDEKGNLRRFVNIYVNGRDVRFTGILETRLNENDEISIIPAVGGG; encoded by the coding sequence ATGGCTAAAGTGAAAGTAACCTTGTTTGGTGTATTAGCGAAAATAGCAGGCGAAAAGATAATTTATGTTAATGCTTCAACGCTTAGGGAGACTCTTGATGAAGTTGCCGCCAAGTATGGGGAGGATCTTAAAAATAGGATCTTAGATGAAAAAGGGAATCTGAGAAGATTCGTCAACATATACGTGAACGGGAGAGACGTGAGGTTCACAGGCATATTAGAGACAAGGCTGAACGAGAATGACGAGATCTCAATTATCCCAGCGGTTGGGGGTGGATAA